The DNA segment GCGACGGCGGGTAATCCGGTGACGGCCTCAAGCGCCTTACGGGTCGCCGATTTCGGCCAGGTGACCCTGCCCGCCTTCCACGCCCGCACCGATGACCCGTCGAGCCCTCCTATGCGTCCGGTCAGGTCTGCGACAGCCCCGTTCACGGCATCGGCCAGGCTGTTGGAGCTGTAGCCGTGCTCGGTCATCCACGCCTCGAGGACGGTGTTGCGGATCGCGTCCATGCGGGCACGGTAGCCCGCGAGCCATCCGCCGACCAGGTAAAACGCGGGTCAAAACACCCTAGGCGAGCCCGCTCGGCATGCAGTCGAAAGCCCTAACCGGCCCCCAGAGGAGGGGAGTTACCTGGATGAGTCACTTTCCGCGAGTGGCTGGTAGCGGTTCGTATTGCCCTCGAATTCATCGCTCACATCAGGAGACCTGTCATGCACCACGAACAGTCCCGGAGGAGTCGGCTCGTGTTGGCGGATACGCCCAATGCCGTCGCTCTGGCGCGGTTGCACACCGCCGATGTTCTCGCGGGCTGGGGAGTGGCTGCCGACGTAGTCGAGACGGCGCGGCTTCTGGTGTCGGAGCTGGCGACCAATGCCGTGCGGCACTCGGAGGACGCTGAGGAGCCGGCGCCGCCGTATTCGTCACAGAGCGACGTGCGGACCTTCGAACTGGCGCTGGAGGCCGTGCCCGGTGCCATCCGGTTGTCGGTGTGGGACCGCGATGCCAGGCCGCCCGTTCTGAAGGAGGTCGGTGTCGACGCGACAGGTGGGCGGGGGATCTTCATCGTTGCGGCGCTGAGCCGAGCTTGGGGCTACTACCCGGCGCGCAGCACGACGGGGAAAGTGGTGTGGGCCGAGATCGCGCTCGCTTCCACGGGTCCGGGTGAAGGCCGCGACGCTTTGACGTCGTCGTCGTTGGGCCAGCCGGCAACGGACGGCTGCCAGATGCCCGAGGACGCACGCGTGGAACCGAACCTGATCGGCCGCGTACTCGTCGGCATCCGAGAACTCTGACCGCGTCGGCCGGCTGCCTGGGCAACCGCGCCCCCGCGTAGGACCTCCCAGGTCACCGACCGCCACACACGCACGCCACACACCTGTGCATCACATGCAGGTGCACGACCTACCTGACGAGGACTGTTCCATGACGAACTCGCTGACGACCGCAGTGGCCACCGCACGCGAGCTGAAGCGCGTGCTGGAGTACACCGGTCTCGGCTTCGAGCTGGAGGAGGGCCCTGCGCCGGGTGGCTGCCGCCTGCGCCTGGCTTCCTCGGCCGCCCACCCCTGGGCGTGCGGAGACGTACGAGCCCATTTGCTTGCCGAGGGGATCACCGCCGAGGTGGCACGCCGCGAAGACCACTCTGCCGACCCCGGCGGCGAGCTGGTTCTCACCCTGTCCTCGGAGGAGGAAGTCAGAGGCTTGGGGCGACTGTTGGAGGCTCGTCTCACGGAGGTGCAGAACGCGGCGCTGCAGTTGCATCGAGCCCTTGCCGTCATCGGCGTCGAGCGGCACGTGGACATCCAGAGCATCGGAAGTCGCGCCCTCATCGACACCGGCACGTTCGATCCGGACGCGGCCACGCTCCTCTACCGCGGCCTCGGCGGTGACGAGCCGGTCCTGCGCGGCCTGGACCTCACGGACTGGCACGACCACGAGCGGTTCGTCCAGGAGGTGGAGCAGGCGGTTGCCGCTACCGGCCGGGCACAGCTCGTGGAGTCGGTGCCCGTCTGCGGTGAGTGCCGGGAGCGGCACGGCGGCAACCGCCTCCGCTTCGACTACCTGGACGCGGAGGACGCGCTACACCTCGCCGACGCGCTGCGCCGGAACGCAGCACCGTCAGGCGTGAGCCGTGTGAACACCGACACGAGCTCCCTCTCCACGGCAGAAGCCGACCGGCTCCGCAACACCCTGGTCGACCGGCTCCAAGCGGACGGGCATGCTCGGAAGCCCGCTACCGAGGCGGCGTTGCGTAACGTTCCCCGTCATGTGTTCGTGCCCGATGCGACGCTGGAGGACGCGTACGCCAACGCACCCGTGCACATCAAGTACGACACGGACGGCACGTCCCTCTCCTGCGCCTCGCAGCCAGGTGTCGTCGCTCTCATGCTGGACCAGCTCGATGTCCAACCCGGTGAGCGCATCCTCGAACTGGGCGCGGGAACCGGCTACAACGCCGGATTGCTCGCCCACCTGGTCGGCGAGCACGGGCATGTGACCACCCTTGATGTCGACGAGGACCTGGTGGAGGGGGCTCGCGCCCACCTTGCCGCTGCCGGTATCGGGAATGTCGAGGCCGTCACGCGTGACGGTGCTCTGGGGTACGCCGAGGGAGCCCCGTACGACCGGATCATCGCCACCGTCGGCGCGCACGGTGTACCGCATGCGTGGTTGTCGCAGCTCGCACCCGAGGGCCGACTCCTCGTTCCGCAGCGGCTCAAGGGCACCGTTGCCCGGTCCATCGCCTACGAGCAGCGGGACGGTCGGTGGGTATCCCTCGGCAGCGAGATGAACACCTTCATGCCGCTGCGGCGGGGCATCGCCGACGATGACCGTCGGGTGATCCCGCTCAGCGCGGACGGGTCCGTGCGGCTCCAGGCCCCCGCAGCTCTCGACATCGACGCCGGCGCCCTCGCCGGTGTGCTGGACCGGCCGCGTACCGAGGAATGGACCGGTATGACGGTACGCGCCATGGAGTCGCCGGAGTGGATGGAGCTGTTCGTCACCTGCTCCTTGCCATCCGGGCTGGTTCGGATGCTGTTCCCCCGGAGTGCCAAGGGCACCCTGCTGACCGAGGACCCCTATCCCTCGTCCACCGCGGCCGTCGAGAAGGGGGCTGTCGCCTACCTTGCCCGGCGCCTGTCGGAGGACAAGACGTCCGAGGGCGGGAAGCTCTGGGAGTTCGGTGTCATCGGGCACGGTCCCGGCAGCGGTGAGCTGGTCGCGAGGGTGGCGGACGCCATCCGTACCTGGGATCACCACTACCGCGACCGCGAGGCCACGTTCGAGATCCAGCCGCTCGACGCTCCGGACATCGAGCCGCGCCCCGGCCTCTTCGTCCTCGGTACGCCGCTGAACCGCATCGTCGTCGACTGGCGGTGACCCACCACGAGGAGACGATTCCGGCCCGCCTGCCCCTGCTCGGCGCGGACGCGATCCGGGGGCTGGGGCCGGTCGTCAACCTGATTCGCCTCCAGATCCGCGCAGGCCGCGCGGACGAGGGACGTCGGCGACTGTGCGACACCGCCGAAGGGCGATGGGCGGAGGCGCCGGTACATATCGAGGTCCCACAAAGACATCTTGAGGGGTTGTAACCAGCCCTTGCGGAACTCTGGCGGTCACCAGCATCCGACCTCTGCGGATGTCGAGTTGAACGTGTTCAAGAGCTCTGGCAGGGTGGCTTCACGATCACTCCTGTCAGTGAGCCGATACGGAGACTGAAGGGTGGGGGAACCTGGTGGTGGGCGCGGGTACGTGGTGGGGGCGGCGGGGTGTCCTCGGGGGCTTGGTCGTGGTTCTGGTTGCTCTCACGGCGTGCGCCGGCCCTTATCAGTACTACGGGGGCCCAGGCGTCCACGACGCCACCGCGGCCGAGGTCGCCGGGGGCTGGGAGAACGTCGAGGGCACCCGCGTGGTGCTGCGCGAGGACGGGTCGGCCCTGCTTGACAAGCTCGACGGCCACGACTTCGACTTCGAAGACGGTTGGCGTCTCTCCGGTACGGGAACCTGGCGGCTGGCCGATGACGACGGCGGACAGGCCGTCCGGCTCGCGCTGACGACCCGGACCCGGGTCGAGAGGCGTCGCCCCCCGGCTGATGCCGACTCGCCGGTTACGGCGCCCCCGCCAAGGTACTCGTGGTCCTTCTACGTGGACCGCGACCAGCATGGTGGGCTGGTGCTGTTCTTCATGTACGGCGATCCGGACGCCGGGAACAGGTATGTGATGACGCGCGAGCCGGAGGCGTAGCGCCCGCCGTGCTCCGCGCCCTCGTTCGGGGAGGAAGGGAGAACAACAGGGGCCGCGGCGGGGGCGCGAAGGGGGGCTGCGCGGGCCTTCGGGTCTGGTGACCGGGCCGCCCTCCCGTGTGCCACCGCACTGGCATCGTGCCACCGCCGCGGCCCCGGCCCGGCCGCACCGTGCGCTGCCCCTCATCCGGGTGGACGCGTCGGTGCGGGCGGGGGTCCGGGGTGAGGTCAGTCCTCGCGGAGGGCGCGGACCGCCTCCTCCACGCGCTTGCCGTACTCGGCGTCGGCGGCGTGGAAGTGGGCGAGGTTCTTCTCGATCACGTCGTCCCGGGAGACCTGGGACAGGCCGCCCGCGATGTTGGCGATCAGCCGGTCCTTCTCCTCGGCGGACATCAGCCGGTACAGCTCGCCGGCCTGGAAGAAGTCGTCGTCCTTGGTGTGGGCGGGCGCCTCGTGGGTGCCGGTCCAGCCCTGCACGGGCAGCGGGGCGGAGAGCGGGGCGTCCGTCTGGGCCGGGCCCGCGTACGAGTTGGGCTCGTAGTTCTTGTCGTGGCGCGAGCCGTACCGCGTGGCGTGGAGGCCGTCGCGGCCGTAGTTGTCCGCGGTGGCGGCGCGCGGGGCGTTGACCGGGAGCTGGGTGTGGTTGATGCCCAGACGGTAGCGCTGCGCGTCCGCGTAGGCGAACAGGCGGCCCTGGAGCATCTTGTCCGGGGACGGACCGATGCCGGGCACGAAGTTGTTCGGCGAGAACGCGGCCTGCTCGACCTCCGCGAACACGTTGTCCGGGTTGCGGTCCAGGACCAGCCGGCCGACCCGCTGGAGCGGGTAGTCCGCGTGCGGCCACACCTTCGTCACGTCGAACGGGTTGAAGCGGTAGCCCGCGGCCTCGGCGGCCGGCATGAGCTGCACGTACAGCGTCCAGGACGGGTTCATGCCGCGTTCGATGGCCTGGAGGAGGTCCGTCTGGTGCGAGTCGGCGTCCTTGCCGACGAGTTCGGCGGCCTGCTCGGCGGAGAGCGAGCGCACGCCCTGGTTGGTCTTGAAGTGGTACTTCACGAAGTACGCCTCGCCCGCGGCGTTCGTCCACTGGTAGGTGTGCGAGCCGAAGCCGTTCATGTGGCGGTACGAGGCGGGGATGCCCCGGTCGCCCATCAGCCAGGTCACCTGGTGCGTGGCCTCGGGGGAGTTGGCCCAGAAGTCCCAGACGTTGTCCGGCTCCTGGCGGCCGGTGAACGGGTCGCGCTTCTGCGAGTGGATGAAGTCGGGGAACTTGATCGGGTCCTTGATGAAGAAGACCGGGGTGTTGTTCCCCACCAGGTCGTAATTCCCGTCGTTCGTATAGAACTTGACGGCGAAACCGCGCGGGTCGCGCACCGCGTCCGCGCCGCCCAGCGAGTCGGCGACCGTGGAGAAGCGCAGGAACGTCTCGGTGCGGCGGCCCACCTCGGAGAGGAAGTCGGCGCGGGTGTACGCCGTGACGTCGTCGGTCACCTCGAAGTAGCCGTACGCGCCCGAGCCGCGGGCGTGCACCACGCGCTCCGGGATGCGCTCCCGGTTGAAGCGGGCCAGCTTCTCCAGGAGATGGCCGTCCTGGAGGAGGATCGGGCCTCCGGCACCCGCGGTGGCGGAGTTCTGGTTGTCGGCGACCGGGGCGCCGGACTCGGTCGTAAGCACACGCTGCGTCATGGTGTCGGGGCGACCTTCCGTACGGGAGCTGCTGAAACTGCGACGGCCCTGGGCCGGAGTGCGGATGTGTCCGGGAGCGTAGGTACGCCCTCGACCCGGCGTCAACAGTTTGTTGAAATTCATGGTGGGGAGGTGTTCCGGGCGGTGCCGGCGCCTGGGCGCGACAGGACAGGTGTCAGCGCCGGCACCGCCCGGAAGTCTGGGGGAGGGGGTGCTCAGCCCTTCACGGGCAGGCCGGAGAGGCGTTCGACCCCGCGCAGCAGCGCCGAGTGGTCCAGGCCGCCGTCGCCCTGGGCGCGCAGCGAGGCGACGAGCTGGGCGACCACCCCGCCCACCGGCAGCGCGGCGCCGACGTTGCGGGCGGCGTCCGTGACGATGCCCATGTCCTTGTGGTGCAGGTCGATCCGGAAGCCCGGCGCGAAGTCGCGGCCCAGGAAGTTGTCCTTCTTACGGGTCAGAACCGTGGAGCCGGCCAGGCCGCCGTTGAGGACGTCCAGCGCGGCCGACAGGTCCACCCCGGACTTCTCCAGGAAGACCACGGCCTCGGCGCACGCCTGGATGTTTACCGCGACGATCAGCTGGTTGGCGGCCTTCACCGTCTGGCCGGAGCCGTGCGGGCCGCAGAGCACGATGGTCCTGCCGAGCGCTTCGAGCAGCGGCCTCGCGTCGTCGAAGTCGGCCCGCTCGCCGCCCACCATGATGGACAGCACGGCCTCGATCGCGCCCGCCTCGCCGCCGGACACCGGGGCGTCCAGCACCCGGATGCCCTGCTCGGCGGCGTTCTTCGCGAGGTCCACGGAGGTCTGCGGGGTGATCGAGGACATGTCGATCAGCAGGGCGCCGCGCCGCGCGTTCGCCAGGATGCCGTCGGGGCCGTACGCGATGGCCTCGACCTGCGGGGACGCGGGCACCATCGTGATGACCACGTCCGCGTCGCGCACCGCCTCGGCGATCGAGGAGGCGCCGGTGCCGCCGGCCGCGGCCAGCCGGTCGATCTTGTCCTGCTCCAGGGTGTAGCCGGTGACGTCGTAACCGGCCTTGATCAGGTTCTCGGACATGGGCGAACCCATGATGCCGAGTCCGATCCACGCGACCTTGGGGAGGTTGTCGCTCATGAGGGTGCCTTCCGATCGGCGTGTGTACGAGGGGGCTCCTAGGCCCGCGCGGCGGGCGGAAGCCAGTCGAAGGAGTCGGCGCTCGGGCGGTCGCCGGGCTTGTACTCCAGCCCGACCCACCCCTCGTAACCGGCCTTCGCCAGCTCGTCGAGGAGCTGCTCCAGGGGGAGCGAGCCGGTGCCGGGCGCGCCGCGGCCCGGGTTGTCGGCGATCTGGACGTGGCCCGTTCGGTCGGCGTACGCGGCGATGACCTCGCTCAGGTCCTCACCGTTCATCGACAGGTGGTACAGGTCCAGCAGGAACTTCGCGTTGCCGAGGCCGGTGGCGGCGTTGACCCGGTCCACGACCTCGATCCCGGCCGGCGCGCTCACCAGCGGATAGCGCGGCGACTCCGGCGCGTTCAGGGTCTCGATCAGCAGCACCGCGCCGATCCGGTCCGCGGCGCGGGCGGCCAGGACCAGGTTCTCCAGGGCGAGTTCGTCCTGGACGGCCGGGTCCACGCCCTCGATCCGGTTGCCGTAGAGCGCGTTGAGCGCCCGGCATCCGACCGAGGCGGCGAAGTCGGCCGCCACCTCGATGTTGGCGCGGAAGCGGTCCGACTCCGCGCCGGGCACGGAGAGCGCGCCGCGGTCGGGGCCGGGGAGCTCTCCGGCGTAGAAGTTCAGGCCCACCAGTTGTGTGCCGGCCTCGTCGAGCGCCTGCTTGAGCGCGTCGAGTTCGGCCTGCTCGGGGGTGGGGGTCTCGATCCAGGGCCACCACAGCTCGACCGCCGTGAAGCCGGCCGCGGCGGCTGCCGCGGGACGCTCCAGGAGCGGGAGTTCCGTGAAGAGGATCGACAGGTTCACATCGAAGCGCTGGTCCGGGTAGCCCATGAGGGTTTCGGCGCTCCTTCCGTATTGCGGAAGTTTGTTTCTGTCTAACGGAAGATTGCCTGTCGGGTGGTGAGGCTGTCAAGGGGTGCCCGCAACCCGGGCCGGTGGAAGGGTGTTGCGTTGCGCCCTGCGCAATGGCCGGTGCGTGTCTTGCGGTGGGATGGGGAGGCGGCCACTGTGGCTGACACATCGAACGCAACCGACCCCACGAGGTGCTTCGCATGACGTCCCCCACCAGCCGCCGCACCCTGCTCGGCGCCCTCCTCGCGGGCGGTGCCCTCGCCGCCGCCCCCGGCGTCGCGCGCTCCGCCGACCGCCCCGCCCCCACCCGCCCGCACCGGCCGCCGCACCCCGCGCACCCCGCGCACCCCGCGCACCCCGCGACCCTGCGCACCGGCACCCTGTTCACCGGCACCTACACCCCGGCCGGCCCCGGCATCGGGGTGGCCGCGTACGACAGCGCGTCCGGACGCATCACCGCCCGCACCCCCGTCACCGGCGTCCAGAACCCCTCGTACCTCGCCCTCCACCCCACGGGCAGCACGCTCTACGCCGTGAATGAGCAGTGGAACGGCGGCGTCACCGCCGTCGCGCTCGGCGGCGACGGCACCTTCCGGGTCCTGGGCACCCAGTCCACCGGCGGCTCCGGGCCCTGCCATCTCTCGGTGCACCCGAGCGGGCGCTGGCTGCTCAGCGCCAACTACACCTCCGGCAGCGTCGCCGTGCACCCGCTGGCCGCCGACGGATCGGTGGGGGCGCGCACCGACCTGGTCGCGCACAGCTCGCCCGCCCCCGGACCCGGCCAGTACAGCCCGCACGCGCACCAGATCGTCACCGCGCCCGACGGCGACCACATCCTCGCCACCGACCTCGGCAACGACACGGTGTACACCTACCGGCTCGACCAGGCGCGCGGCACCCTGCAACAGCTCTCGTACGCCCGCCTGCGGCCGGGCGCCGGACCCCGCCACCTGGCCTTCCACCCGGACGGCCGCCACGCCTATCTGGCCTGCGAGGTCGACAACACGGCCGTGGTCTGCGGCTACGACCCCGCCACCGGCAGGCTCACGCCGGGCACCCCGCAGTCCACCGGCACCGGCGCCACAACCAGCTACCCCGCCCAGTTCCTGGTCACCGCGGACGGCCGGTTCGCCTACCTCGCCAACCGGGGCCACAACAGCCTCACCCGGTACGCCGTCGAGGGCGGCGGGTCCGCGCTGCGCCTGCTCGACACCGTGCCGGTCGGCGGCGACTTCCCCCGGCACACCGCGTTCTCGCCGGACGGCACCCTGCTGTTCGCCGCCAACCAGCGCTCCGGCACCGTCACCGTCCTCCGGGTGGACGCGGCCTCCGGCGCGCTGACCCGCGTCGGCACCCCGTACGCCGCGCCCTCGGCGGTCTGTGTGCTGCCGCTTTAGGGCGCAGGTGCGCGGGCGCTAGGGTCGAGCCCGAGCCGCGGGGGGCTGCCCCGGACGCGGTGGACGCAGCAGGGAGGCACCATGCGCTTGAGGGTGGAGTTCACCACCGAGCCCTTCGATCTCGACGAGGCACCCGCGCACGCGGTGGTCGCCCGTGAGGTGATCCAGTCGGCCGAGTTGGACGCCGTGGACGTCGGACCGTTCGGCAATACGGCGGAGGGCGGCGCCGACCAGGTGCTCACCGCCGTGGACAGCCTGCTGAGGCAGGCGCTGGCATCGGGTGCCACGCGGGTCTCGCTCCAGGTCAACGTCATCGGGGAGGACCCGAAGTGACCGGACCGGTGGACCATCCCCTCGTCGCCGCCGTGAAGCCGCTCGCCGACGCGATGGGCGCCGAGCTTGTCGGGCCGGGCGAGGCGCGCGCCGACGACGTGGTGCTGGCCTGGGAGGGCCAGGACGTCGTGGCGGTCCGGCTGCCGCAGCTGTCGGAGTCGCTGGATCACATCCTGGCCGCGATGGAGCGCCGGCACGGCATACCGCTGGCCGAGCTGGACCGCAAGGCCAAGCAGGAGGCCGTCCGGCTACTGGAGGCACGCGGTGCCTTCTCCGTACGGCACGGCGTGGAGACCGTGGCGGGCGCCCTGGGCGTCTCCAGGTTCACCGTCTACAACTACCTGAACAGGGAAAACGGCACGAAGAGCGGGTAGTTGGGGCGCTTCGGCACGGGTGGCCGACAGCTGAACGATCGGGCCGCCGCCCGGATGACCGGGCGGCGGCCCTTTCCGTGAACGGAATTTCAACAAACTGTTGACGTCGTGTTGCCGAGGGCGTTAGCTATCCGCAGCCCGACCAACGCACAGCGAGGAACAGCCACGGAGGCTCCCGTGACTTCGAGCTCCACGCCGGGCCTCGCCCGGTTCAACACCCTGGCGGACAACGAGGCGGCCGCCGCACTGCACGAGGTGTGCGCCAGTGCGGCCTGGGCACGAGCGATCCTCGCCCACCGCCCGTACGCCACCACCGAAGCCCTGCTCTCCGCGAGCGACACCGCCACGGCGGCACTCGGCGCGGAGGACCTGGCCGCGGCCATGGCCGGTCACCCCCCGATCGGCCGGCCCGTGCCCGGTGACCCGACCTCCTCCCGCGAGCAGCGGGGAATGGCCGGGGCCTCCGAGGAACTCAAGGCCGAAATGCTCGAACTCAACCTGGCCTACCAGGAACGGTTCGGACACGTCTTCCTGATCTGCGCCACCGGTGCCACCGGCGAGCAGATGCGCGACGCGGTGAAGGCGCGGATCGGCAACCCGCCCGAGCGGGAGCGGATGATCGTGCGCACCGAACTGGGCAGGATCAACCGCATCCGCCTCACCCGCCTCGTCACGGAAGACGCGTAACAGAAGGAGAGTGAAGGTCTTGAGCACCTTCGCCACCGCATCGGTGTCCACCCACATCCTGGACACCAGCATCGGCCGCCCCGCCGCGGACGTCGCCGTCTCGCTCGCCGCCCGCACGGGCCGCGACGCGGACTGGGTGGCGCTCGGCGGCTCCGCGACCGATGCGGACGGGCGCTGCAAGGACCTGCCGGCCCTGCCGGAAGGAACCACCCATGTACGGCTCGACTTCGAGACCGAGCCGTACTTCACAGCCAAGAAGCAAGCCGAGGCGCAGCAGGACGCCCCCCGCGTAAGGGACAGCGGCGCGTTCTTCCCGGAGGTGGCGATCACCTTCGCCGTCACTCCGGGCGAGCACTACCACGTACCGCTGCTGCTCAACCCGTTCGGCTACTCCGTATACCGAGGGAGCTAGCAGACACATGCCCACGATTCTCGGCCAGAACCAGTACGGCAAGGCAGAGACCCGCGTCCTGCGGGTCGTGCGGGACGGCGACACCCACCACCTCAAGGACCTGAACGTCTCGGTCGCCCTCTCCGGCGACATGGACGACGTCCACTACTCCGGCTCCAACGCGCACGTCCTGCCCACGGACACCACCAAGAACACGGTGTTCGCCTTCGCCAAGGAACACGGCATCGACTCCGCCGAGCAGTTCGGCATCCATCTCGCCCGGCACTTCGTGACCTCGCAGGAGCCGATCGAGCGGGCCCGCATCCGCATCGAGGAGTACGCCTGGGACCGGATCGCCACCTCCGACGCCAACTCCCGCTTCATCGGCGCCGACGAGGTCAAGCACTCCTTCGTCCGCCGGAACCAGGAGATCCGCACCACCCAGGTCACCTTCGACGGCCAGGCGTGGCAGGTCGTCTCCGGGCTCAAGGACCTGACCGTGCTGAACTCGACCAACTCCGAGTTCTGGGGCTACGCCAAGGACAAGTACACGACGCTCAAGGAGGCGTACGACCGCATCCTCGCGACCGACGTCTCCGCCCGCTGGCGCTACAACTGGACCAGCGACGAGCAGCGCATGCCGAACTGGGAGAAGTCCTACGAGCAGGCGCGCAAGCACATGCTGCACGCCTTCGCCGAGACGTACTCGCTCTCGCTCCAGCAGACGCTGTACCAGATGGGCTCGCGCATCATCGACCACCGCAGCGAGATCGACGAGATCCGCTTCTCGCTCCCGAACAACCACCACTTCCTGGTGGACCTGGAGCCGTTCGGCCTCAAGAACGACAACGAAGTGTATTTCGCGGCCGACCGTCCGTACGGGCTCATCGAGGGCACCGTGCTCCGCGACGGCGTCGAGCCGCAGATCCCGGTCGACCTGACCAACCTCTGACGCGGCGCCACGCCGGGGCCCGCCCGCCCGCCGCGGACGGGCCCCGGCCGGGCCGCAGGGACGCTCCACGCGTTCCGCAACCCTCTCGGCACCCACGGCCGCACCGCCGTGGCACTCAAATCCTCCTAGGGTCCTGCCGTGCCCACATCCCGGATGAGAGAAGGAAGCACCATGGCAGCACCGGCAGCCCCCGGCCGGGTGGAACGCATCGTCATCGAGAACTGCTCGATCGCGACCGTCGACGCCGCCGACACCGAGTACGCCTCCGGGTACGTCGTCGTCGCCGGCAACCGCATCGAGGCGGTCGGCGCCGGCCGGGCACCCGAGGGCCTGGAGAACGTCGTACGCCGCGTCGACGGCACCGGCCACCTCGCCACGCCCGGCCTGATCAACACCCACCACCACTTCTACCAGTGGATCACCCGCGGCCTGGCCACCGACCACAACCTGTTCGACTGGCTGGTCGCGCTGTACCCGACCTGGGCG comes from the Streptomyces sp. NBC_00525 genome and includes:
- a CDS encoding ATP-binding protein, whose product is MHHEQSRRSRLVLADTPNAVALARLHTADVLAGWGVAADVVETARLLVSELATNAVRHSEDAEEPAPPYSSQSDVRTFELALEAVPGAIRLSVWDRDARPPVLKEVGVDATGGRGIFIVAALSRAWGYYPARSTTGKVVWAEIALASTGPGEGRDALTSSSLGQPATDGCQMPEDARVEPNLIGRVLVGIREL
- the fxlM gene encoding methyltransferase, FxLD system, yielding MTNSLTTAVATARELKRVLEYTGLGFELEEGPAPGGCRLRLASSAAHPWACGDVRAHLLAEGITAEVARREDHSADPGGELVLTLSSEEEVRGLGRLLEARLTEVQNAALQLHRALAVIGVERHVDIQSIGSRALIDTGTFDPDAATLLYRGLGGDEPVLRGLDLTDWHDHERFVQEVEQAVAATGRAQLVESVPVCGECRERHGGNRLRFDYLDAEDALHLADALRRNAAPSGVSRVNTDTSSLSTAEADRLRNTLVDRLQADGHARKPATEAALRNVPRHVFVPDATLEDAYANAPVHIKYDTDGTSLSCASQPGVVALMLDQLDVQPGERILELGAGTGYNAGLLAHLVGEHGHVTTLDVDEDLVEGARAHLAAAGIGNVEAVTRDGALGYAEGAPYDRIIATVGAHGVPHAWLSQLAPEGRLLVPQRLKGTVARSIAYEQRDGRWVSLGSEMNTFMPLRRGIADDDRRVIPLSADGSVRLQAPAALDIDAGALAGVLDRPRTEEWTGMTVRAMESPEWMELFVTCSLPSGLVRMLFPRSAKGTLLTEDPYPSSTAAVEKGAVAYLARRLSEDKTSEGGKLWEFGVIGHGPGSGELVARVADAIRTWDHHYRDREATFEIQPLDAPDIEPRPGLFVLGTPLNRIVVDWR
- a CDS encoding catalase, which translates into the protein MTQRVLTTESGAPVADNQNSATAGAGGPILLQDGHLLEKLARFNRERIPERVVHARGSGAYGYFEVTDDVTAYTRADFLSEVGRRTETFLRFSTVADSLGGADAVRDPRGFAVKFYTNDGNYDLVGNNTPVFFIKDPIKFPDFIHSQKRDPFTGRQEPDNVWDFWANSPEATHQVTWLMGDRGIPASYRHMNGFGSHTYQWTNAAGEAYFVKYHFKTNQGVRSLSAEQAAELVGKDADSHQTDLLQAIERGMNPSWTLYVQLMPAAEAAGYRFNPFDVTKVWPHADYPLQRVGRLVLDRNPDNVFAEVEQAAFSPNNFVPGIGPSPDKMLQGRLFAYADAQRYRLGINHTQLPVNAPRAATADNYGRDGLHATRYGSRHDKNYEPNSYAGPAQTDAPLSAPLPVQGWTGTHEAPAHTKDDDFFQAGELYRLMSAEEKDRLIANIAGGLSQVSRDDVIEKNLAHFHAADAEYGKRVEEAVRALRED
- a CDS encoding 2-hydroxy-3-oxopropionate reductase, with protein sequence MSDNLPKVAWIGLGIMGSPMSENLIKAGYDVTGYTLEQDKIDRLAAAGGTGASSIAEAVRDADVVITMVPASPQVEAIAYGPDGILANARRGALLIDMSSITPQTSVDLAKNAAEQGIRVLDAPVSGGEAGAIEAVLSIMVGGERADFDDARPLLEALGRTIVLCGPHGSGQTVKAANQLIVAVNIQACAEAVVFLEKSGVDLSAALDVLNGGLAGSTVLTRKKDNFLGRDFAPGFRIDLHHKDMGIVTDAARNVGAALPVGGVVAQLVASLRAQGDGGLDHSALLRGVERLSGLPVKG
- a CDS encoding TIM barrel protein — translated: MGYPDQRFDVNLSILFTELPLLERPAAAAAAGFTAVELWWPWIETPTPEQAELDALKQALDEAGTQLVGLNFYAGELPGPDRGALSVPGAESDRFRANIEVAADFAASVGCRALNALYGNRIEGVDPAVQDELALENLVLAARAADRIGAVLLIETLNAPESPRYPLVSAPAGIEVVDRVNAATGLGNAKFLLDLYHLSMNGEDLSEVIAAYADRTGHVQIADNPGRGAPGTGSLPLEQLLDELAKAGYEGWVGLEYKPGDRPSADSFDWLPPAARA
- a CDS encoding lactonase family protein, with the translated sequence MTSPTSRRTLLGALLAGGALAAAPGVARSADRPAPTRPHRPPHPAHPAHPAHPATLRTGTLFTGTYTPAGPGIGVAAYDSASGRITARTPVTGVQNPSYLALHPTGSTLYAVNEQWNGGVTAVALGGDGTFRVLGTQSTGGSGPCHLSVHPSGRWLLSANYTSGSVAVHPLAADGSVGARTDLVAHSSPAPGPGQYSPHAHQIVTAPDGDHILATDLGNDTVYTYRLDQARGTLQQLSYARLRPGAGPRHLAFHPDGRHAYLACEVDNTAVVCGYDPATGRLTPGTPQSTGTGATTSYPAQFLVTADGRFAYLANRGHNSLTRYAVEGGGSALRLLDTVPVGGDFPRHTAFSPDGTLLFAANQRSGTVTVLRVDAASGALTRVGTPYAAPSAVCVLPL
- a CDS encoding helix-turn-helix domain-containing protein, translated to MTGPVDHPLVAAVKPLADAMGAELVGPGEARADDVVLAWEGQDVVAVRLPQLSESLDHILAAMERRHGIPLAELDRKAKQEAVRLLEARGAFSVRHGVETVAGALGVSRFTVYNYLNRENGTKSG
- the uraD gene encoding 2-oxo-4-hydroxy-4-carboxy-5-ureidoimidazoline decarboxylase; the protein is MTSSSTPGLARFNTLADNEAAAALHEVCASAAWARAILAHRPYATTEALLSASDTATAALGAEDLAAAMAGHPPIGRPVPGDPTSSREQRGMAGASEELKAEMLELNLAYQERFGHVFLICATGATGEQMRDAVKARIGNPPERERMIVRTELGRINRIRLTRLVTEDA
- the uraH gene encoding hydroxyisourate hydrolase: MSTFATASVSTHILDTSIGRPAADVAVSLAARTGRDADWVALGGSATDADGRCKDLPALPEGTTHVRLDFETEPYFTAKKQAEAQQDAPRVRDSGAFFPEVAITFAVTPGEHYHVPLLLNPFGYSVYRGS
- the pucL gene encoding factor-independent urate hydroxylase; the encoded protein is MPTILGQNQYGKAETRVLRVVRDGDTHHLKDLNVSVALSGDMDDVHYSGSNAHVLPTDTTKNTVFAFAKEHGIDSAEQFGIHLARHFVTSQEPIERARIRIEEYAWDRIATSDANSRFIGADEVKHSFVRRNQEIRTTQVTFDGQAWQVVSGLKDLTVLNSTNSEFWGYAKDKYTTLKEAYDRILATDVSARWRYNWTSDEQRMPNWEKSYEQARKHMLHAFAETYSLSLQQTLYQMGSRIIDHRSEIDEIRFSLPNNHHFLVDLEPFGLKNDNEVYFAADRPYGLIEGTVLRDGVEPQIPVDLTNL